From Ignatzschineria sp. RMDPL8A, a single genomic window includes:
- the ilvD gene encoding dihydroxy-acid dehydratase, with amino-acid sequence MPNYPKYRSHTSTQGRNMAGARALWRATGMKDEDFKKPIIAVVNSFTQFVPGHVHLKDLGQMVAREIEKAGGVAKEFNTIAVDDGIAMGHDGMLYSLPSRDLIADSVEYMVNAHCADAMICISNCDKITPGMLMASMRLNIPTIFVSGGPMESGKVVWDGENLRLDLVDAMVMAADDSESDDKVNAIESAACPTCGSCSGMFTANSMNCLTEALGLSLPGNGSMLATHARRKELFLEAARRIVTVTKEYYEKGNEAVLPRSIASFKAFENAMMLDIAMGGSSNTVLHLLAAAQEAGVDFTMQDIDRLSRKVPHLCKVSPSTSQYHMEDVHRAGGIFGILGELDRAGLFHSDLPTIHSASFKEALEKWDVMRSDASGDFYRAAPGGVRTTEAFSQDRYFDSLDTDRVSGCIRDIEHAFSQDGGIAVLYGNLAEDGCIVKTAGVDESILKFTGKARVFESQDSAVRGILNDEVKAGEVVIIRYEGPKGGPGMQEMLYPTSYLKSKGLGAACALLTDGRFSGGTSGLSIGHASPEAADGGVIAVVETGDLIEIDIPNRSINLKVDASEIEKRLAAQREKGFVPAEKRERKISPALKVYGALATSAAFGAVRDVTRLEKLK; translated from the coding sequence ATGCCAAACTATCCTAAATATCGTTCTCACACATCCACCCAAGGTCGCAATATGGCTGGGGCACGTGCACTTTGGCGCGCAACGGGCATGAAAGATGAAGACTTTAAAAAACCGATTATTGCGGTGGTCAACTCATTTACTCAGTTCGTTCCAGGGCACGTTCACCTGAAGGATCTCGGGCAAATGGTCGCGCGTGAGATTGAGAAAGCGGGCGGGGTGGCGAAAGAATTTAATACAATCGCGGTAGATGACGGAATTGCCATGGGGCACGATGGTATGCTCTATTCGCTTCCAAGCCGTGATTTGATCGCCGATTCCGTTGAATATATGGTCAATGCGCACTGCGCCGATGCGATGATCTGTATCTCAAACTGTGACAAAATTACCCCGGGCATGTTAATGGCGTCAATGCGTCTTAATATCCCGACGATCTTTGTTTCGGGTGGGCCGATGGAATCCGGAAAAGTCGTTTGGGATGGGGAAAATCTCCGTCTTGACCTTGTTGATGCGATGGTGATGGCGGCCGATGATTCAGAGAGCGATGATAAGGTGAATGCGATTGAATCGGCTGCGTGTCCAACCTGTGGTTCGTGTTCAGGAATGTTTACCGCAAACTCGATGAACTGTTTAACCGAAGCGCTCGGTCTTTCACTTCCGGGAAATGGCTCGATGTTAGCAACGCATGCGCGCCGTAAAGAGCTCTTTTTAGAAGCGGCACGTCGCATTGTGACGGTAACGAAAGAGTATTACGAGAAGGGCAATGAAGCAGTACTTCCACGTTCGATTGCAAGTTTCAAAGCGTTTGAAAATGCGATGATGCTTGATATTGCCATGGGTGGCTCAAGTAACACCGTTCTTCACTTATTAGCGGCGGCGCAGGAAGCGGGCGTTGATTTTACTATGCAGGATATCGATCGTTTATCCCGTAAAGTTCCGCATCTCTGTAAAGTCTCTCCATCGACCAGCCAATATCATATGGAAGATGTGCACCGTGCCGGAGGAATCTTCGGAATTTTAGGGGAGCTCGATCGTGCAGGGCTCTTCCATAGCGATCTTCCGACCATTCACAGTGCTTCATTTAAAGAGGCGCTTGAGAAATGGGATGTAATGCGAAGTGATGCTTCAGGTGATTTCTATCGCGCAGCTCCTGGCGGCGTTCGCACGACTGAAGCATTTAGCCAAGACCGATATTTTGATTCACTCGATACTGATCGTGTCTCAGGGTGTATTCGTGATATTGAGCACGCCTTTAGTCAAGATGGTGGTATTGCTGTTCTCTACGGGAATCTTGCAGAAGATGGCTGCATTGTAAAAACCGCTGGGGTTGATGAATCGATTCTTAAATTTACCGGGAAAGCGCGCGTATTTGAGAGCCAAGATTCAGCGGTTCGTGGAATTTTAAATGATGAAGTGAAAGCGGGCGAAGTGGTGATCATTCGTTACGAAGGCCCTAAAGGCGGTCCGGGAATGCAAGAGATGCTCTATCCCACCTCATACCTTAAATCAAAAGGGTTAGGTGCGGCTTGTGCGCTACTTACAGACGGACGCTTCTCAGGCGGTACTTCAGGTTTATCAATTGGGCATGCATCCCCCGAGGCAGCCGATGGCGGGGTGATTGCCGTAGTTGAAACGGGCGATCTGATTGAGATCGATATCCCGAATCGTTCAATTAACTTAAAGGTTGACGCGAGCGAGATTGAAAAGCGTCTAGCAGCGCAACGTGAAAAAGGCTTTGTTCCTGCGGAAAAACGTGAGCGTAAAATCAGCCCTGCACTTAAAGTGTATGGTGCGCTTGCAACCTCTGCGGCATTTGGTGCTGTACGTGATGTAACGCGTTTAGAGAAACTTAAATAA
- a CDS encoding MetQ/NlpA family ABC transporter substrate-binding protein encodes MAIFYRAPKGALRLRPLFNLTSKAIFKGLLLLIASVVLISCGNQNSAESELTKMTLRVGVSPGPYNDLFNDAVKPILEREGYTIKLVNFSNLLESNIGTIEKGVDLTVAQHSAYMKVFNKERNAHLKPVVAVPSVPAAIFSDKYSSLDAITPKMKIAIPQDPSNAARAYNLLAKAGWITLKESDSPLLVTHNDITSNPLNLEIIEVDSATIPRIMIDIDYAVIPGSIVYSAGIPSERGLLQENIIPELEILVVVNEGMEQSDWAKAIKRIYQSEEFFAYMDAHNQNHYWVLAQTDHGSEE; translated from the coding sequence ATGGCTATTTTTTATCGCGCGCCAAAAGGTGCGCTTCGTTTACGTCCTTTATTTAACTTAACCTCAAAAGCCATCTTTAAAGGGCTATTGTTACTCATCGCAAGCGTTGTTTTAATCAGCTGTGGCAATCAAAATTCAGCCGAATCAGAGCTCACTAAAATGACCCTTCGTGTGGGCGTATCGCCTGGGCCTTATAACGATCTATTTAATGACGCGGTAAAACCCATTTTAGAGCGTGAAGGGTATACGATAAAACTCGTTAACTTTTCCAATCTCTTGGAATCGAACATAGGCACGATCGAAAAAGGCGTTGACCTAACCGTCGCGCAACATTCCGCCTATATGAAGGTGTTTAATAAAGAGCGTAATGCTCATCTAAAGCCGGTGGTTGCCGTCCCCTCGGTGCCTGCAGCGATCTTTTCCGATAAATACAGCTCCCTTGATGCTATTACCCCTAAGATGAAAATCGCCATCCCGCAAGATCCATCAAATGCGGCGCGGGCCTATAATTTGCTTGCAAAAGCCGGTTGGATCACTTTAAAAGAGTCCGATTCGCCACTACTTGTAACCCACAATGACATCACCTCTAACCCGCTTAATTTAGAGATTATTGAGGTGGATTCCGCGACCATTCCACGCATTATGATCGATATCGATTACGCTGTGATTCCGGGGAGCATTGTCTATTCAGCGGGGATTCCTTCTGAAAGAGGATTGCTTCAAGAAAATATCATTCCAGAGCTTGAGATTTTAGTGGTCGTCAATGAGGGGATGGAACAGAGTGATTGGGCTAAGGCAATAAAACGCATCTATCAATCTGAGGAATTTTTCGCTTATATGGACGCACACAATCAAAATCATTATTGGGTGCTCGCTCAAACCGATCACGGTAGCGAAGAGTAA
- a CDS encoding TOBE domain-containing protein codes for MKTTARNQFHGVVKSIHSGATNDEVIVDIGGGLEVVAGITQSSTKRLGLEEGKEVLAFVKAPWIILARHSADYEFSTRNLFVGEIVDLKEGAVNSEVFIRVNDEVELVAIITNESVKNLDLFVGENIKALFKAPHVILATKKA; via the coding sequence ATGAAAACAACAGCACGTAACCAATTTCATGGCGTAGTAAAATCCATTCATTCGGGCGCGACTAATGACGAAGTGATTGTTGATATTGGCGGCGGTTTAGAAGTCGTTGCAGGCATTACCCAATCGAGCACAAAACGCTTAGGCCTCGAAGAGGGTAAAGAAGTTTTAGCGTTTGTAAAAGCGCCGTGGATCATCCTCGCGCGTCACTCAGCGGATTATGAGTTTTCAACTCGCAACCTCTTTGTTGGTGAAATCGTCGATCTTAAAGAAGGAGCGGTCAATAGTGAAGTCTTCATTCGCGTTAATGATGAGGTGGAGCTTGTGGCGATCATCACGAACGAAAGTGTGAAAAATTTAGATCTTTTCGTTGGTGAAAACATTAAAGCACTCTTTAAAGCACCGCACGTAATTTTAGCGACTAAAAAAGCGTAA
- a CDS encoding FAD/NAD(P)-binding oxidoreductase, giving the protein MTDQKEKDVQSPEAAHNPSRRDALRYLGAAGAGSVVLGAAGTGATVLLSKPSVKKVKTSVNIVIAGAGAAGLATASRLADRLEGAKITIIDARKEHYYQPGFTLVAAGIKPGDYPVSKTKDYLPKGIDLIEERVAEIDPDANKVVTESGKTVAYDYLFVAMGLKLDYAAIEGMDESLIGQNGMGSIYHGPESAKRTWEQMSKFADNGGVGIFHRPNTEMKCAGAPLKYTFITEDYLTRRGNRSKAEIIYNSNNKALFSVPIVSEKVRMLFEERDIHINHDRDLIAIDPGKRIATFAKPEGTEEYQYDFINVIPPMRAPDPVRYSPLAWKDGIWAFDGWMEVEKSTLRHVRYRNVFGVGDIAGVPKGKTAASVKWQVPVAVDHLVAELEGKTSDAHYDGYTSCPMITRLGQAMLVEFDYHNNLTPSFPGIIAPLEELWISWVMKTMALKPTYISMLRGRA; this is encoded by the coding sequence ATGACAGATCAAAAAGAGAAAGATGTCCAATCTCCGGAAGCTGCTCACAATCCAAGCCGCCGCGATGCATTACGCTATCTTGGGGCTGCTGGAGCAGGTTCTGTCGTACTTGGAGCTGCAGGTACGGGCGCAACCGTTCTATTAAGCAAACCTTCCGTTAAAAAAGTTAAAACCAGCGTTAATATCGTAATCGCTGGAGCCGGTGCTGCAGGATTAGCGACAGCATCACGTTTAGCTGACCGTTTAGAAGGCGCGAAAATCACCATCATTGATGCCCGTAAAGAGCATTACTATCAACCTGGTTTTACCCTCGTTGCAGCAGGCATTAAGCCCGGTGATTACCCGGTTTCAAAAACTAAAGATTACCTTCCAAAAGGCATCGATTTAATCGAAGAGCGTGTGGCTGAAATCGATCCTGATGCGAACAAAGTCGTCACTGAAAGCGGGAAAACCGTTGCCTATGACTATCTCTTTGTTGCCATGGGATTAAAACTCGATTACGCAGCGATCGAAGGAATGGATGAGTCCTTAATCGGTCAAAACGGGATGGGCAGTATCTATCACGGCCCTGAGTCGGCAAAACGCACCTGGGAACAGATGTCTAAATTTGCAGACAATGGCGGCGTGGGTATCTTCCATCGCCCCAATACTGAGATGAAGTGTGCCGGCGCACCGCTTAAATATACCTTCATCACCGAAGATTATTTAACCCGTCGCGGCAACCGCAGCAAAGCGGAAATCATCTATAACTCAAACAATAAAGCCCTCTTCAGTGTGCCGATTGTTTCTGAGAAAGTCAGAATGCTCTTTGAAGAGCGTGATATTCATATCAACCACGACCGCGATCTGATTGCGATCGACCCGGGTAAGCGCATTGCAACGTTTGCAAAGCCTGAAGGGACCGAAGAATATCAATACGATTTTATCAACGTGATTCCACCAATGCGTGCGCCTGATCCTGTGCGTTATAGCCCGCTTGCGTGGAAAGATGGCATCTGGGCCTTTGATGGCTGGATGGAAGTTGAAAAATCAACGCTTCGTCACGTTCGCTATCGCAACGTATTTGGTGTGGGTGATATCGCAGGGGTTCCGAAAGGGAAAACTGCGGCATCGGTTAAATGGCAGGTGCCCGTTGCAGTGGATCATTTAGTGGCAGAGCTTGAAGGAAAAACCTCCGACGCTCATTACGATGGTTATACCTCGTGCCCAATGATTACCCGTCTTGGTCAAGCAATGCTCGTTGAGTTCGATTATCACAACAACTTAACCCCATCATTCCCGGGCATTATCGCACCGCTCGAAGAGCTGTGGATTAGCTGGGTAATGAAAACCATGGCGCTTAAACCCACCTACATTAGTATGTTACGCGGTCGCGCATAA
- the rpsU gene encoding 30S ribosomal protein S21 has protein sequence MPSVKIRENEPFDVAMRRFRRSCEKAGIVSEVRAREFYEKPTQERKRKAAAAKKRHYKRIMRESNRRIRYY, from the coding sequence ATGCCTTCCGTCAAGATTCGTGAAAATGAACCATTTGACGTCGCTATGCGTCGTTTCAGACGTTCTTGTGAAAAAGCTGGTATTGTTTCAGAAGTTCGTGCACGTGAATTCTATGAAAAACCAACGCAAGAAAGAAAGCGTAAGGCAGCGGCGGCAAAAAAACGTCATTATAAACGTATAATGCGTGAATCAAACCGTCGTATTCGTTACTACTAG
- a CDS encoding GIY-YIG nuclease family protein, protein MSDTSNSAETPHHYVYIVKCADNSYYTGYTNDLLARVATHNAKKGAKYTQGRTPVTLIYHEIFPTKQSAMQREYAIKKLNRAQKERLIYAKKIGS, encoded by the coding sequence ATGTCTGATACCTCCAACAGCGCGGAAACACCGCACCACTACGTCTATATTGTTAAGTGCGCCGATAATAGCTATTACACCGGCTACACTAACGATCTCCTCGCTCGCGTTGCGACGCACAATGCCAAAAAAGGCGCTAAATATACCCAAGGACGCACCCCTGTCACGCTGATCTATCATGAGATCTTTCCTACCAAACAGAGCGCAATGCAACGGGAATATGCCATCAAAAAACTAAACCGAGCACAAAAAGAACGCTTGATTTATGCTAAAAAAATTGGCTCATAG
- the mepA gene encoding penicillin-insensitive murein endopeptidase, translating to MGQMKRAMAIALGAIFCLSVAEGRAFNEFKTPTLHETEVIGSYANGCLLGAEKLADKGPGYQTMRQSRNRHFGHPALIDYIEKLAKIREKKGVLLFVGDMSQPRGGLMNSSHASHQIGLDVDIWLYTMKPSAFKPAYIEKIGSPSVVDKVKGIVNSDWRDEIFEFVGEAASFPEVDRIFINPVIKKELCKIDPNAPWQYKIRPWFGHDSHFHVRLKCPKGEASCLPQAPIPKTSGCTADLDNWIRDQSDYAINGPKPGSGKAKPRPPMPLRCQQLLQEQ from the coding sequence ATGGGGCAGATGAAACGAGCGATGGCGATTGCACTGGGTGCAATTTTTTGCCTTAGCGTGGCTGAAGGGCGCGCCTTTAATGAGTTTAAAACACCGACGCTTCATGAGACAGAAGTGATTGGAAGTTATGCAAATGGCTGTCTATTAGGAGCTGAAAAGCTCGCGGATAAGGGCCCCGGCTACCAAACCATGCGCCAGAGTCGAAATCGCCATTTTGGGCATCCGGCGCTCATTGACTATATTGAAAAACTCGCGAAAATTCGTGAGAAAAAGGGTGTGCTGCTTTTTGTTGGGGATATGAGCCAACCGCGCGGTGGATTGATGAATTCCTCTCATGCAAGTCATCAAATTGGGCTCGATGTGGATATTTGGTTATACACGATGAAGCCAAGTGCCTTTAAACCCGCTTATATTGAAAAGATCGGATCGCCCTCTGTGGTAGATAAAGTTAAAGGCATCGTTAATTCCGATTGGCGCGATGAGATTTTTGAGTTTGTTGGGGAAGCGGCGAGCTTTCCTGAGGTGGACCGAATTTTTATCAATCCGGTGATCAAAAAAGAGCTCTGTAAAATCGACCCCAATGCGCCGTGGCAATATAAAATCCGCCCGTGGTTTGGGCATGATTCTCACTTTCACGTGCGCTTAAAATGTCCGAAAGGGGAGGCAAGCTGCTTGCCACAAGCGCCGATTCCTAAAACCTCAGGTTGTACGGCCGATCTGGATAATTGGATTCGGGATCAATCCGATTACGCAATTAATGGGCCAAAGCCAGGAAGCGGGAAAGCAAAACCCCGTCCACCGATGCCACTTCGTTGTCAGCAATTATTACAAGAACAGTAA
- a CDS encoding nitroreductase family protein: MSFTQLLKTRRSIYHLGKNVTMAPDAIEALVKKVLRESPSAFNSQSSRALVLLGEEHQRVWDIAKEILRQMVPAEAFTATETKLNSFAAGFGTVLFFEDQAVVEGLQEQFALYADNFPIWSEQASGMAQLALWLAFSEAGIGASLQHYNPLIDEEVRKAWDIPKTWSLRAQMPFGSIESPAAEKTFMDDDERVIVAGK; the protein is encoded by the coding sequence ATGAGCTTTACACAATTATTGAAAACCCGTCGCTCGATCTATCATTTAGGAAAAAATGTAACCATGGCGCCCGATGCGATTGAAGCATTGGTGAAAAAGGTTTTACGGGAATCCCCTTCGGCGTTTAATTCACAAAGTTCGCGTGCGTTAGTCTTACTTGGTGAAGAGCATCAACGCGTGTGGGATATTGCTAAAGAGATTTTACGTCAAATGGTGCCGGCAGAAGCGTTTACGGCGACGGAAACGAAACTCAATAGCTTTGCGGCAGGCTTTGGAACAGTGCTCTTTTTTGAAGATCAAGCCGTGGTCGAAGGGCTTCAGGAACAGTTTGCGCTCTATGCGGATAATTTCCCAATTTGGTCAGAGCAGGCGAGCGGTATGGCACAATTAGCGTTATGGCTGGCCTTTAGTGAAGCGGGAATCGGCGCATCGTTACAGCATTACAATCCTCTTATTGATGAAGAAGTGCGTAAAGCGTGGGATATTCCAAAAACTTGGTCACTTCGCGCGCAGATGCCGTTTGGCTCGATTGAATCGCCCGCCGCAGAAAAAACATTTATGGATGACGACGAGCGTGTGATCGTTGCCGGAAAATAA
- a CDS encoding YchJ family metal-binding protein gives MQSRKKEGLSGAIDEAKNCPCGSNRTYQTCCGVLHQGGKAESAEALMRSRYSAFVLEDEAYLKMSWHSTTRPESISFDEETKWLRLIVREHYLGESENEAFVRYEARYSIHGKAHKLIELSRFLIEEGAWRYVDGEIFDA, from the coding sequence ATGCAAAGCAGAAAAAAGGAAGGATTAAGTGGGGCGATCGACGAGGCGAAAAATTGCCCGTGTGGATCGAATCGAACCTATCAAACCTGTTGCGGGGTGCTCCATCAAGGTGGAAAAGCAGAATCGGCTGAAGCATTAATGCGCTCCCGCTATAGTGCCTTTGTGCTTGAAGATGAGGCCTATCTCAAAATGAGCTGGCATTCGACGACCCGTCCCGAGTCAATTTCTTTTGACGAGGAGACCAAATGGCTTCGCCTGATTGTGCGAGAGCATTATCTGGGAGAATCTGAAAATGAGGCTTTTGTGCGTTATGAAGCGCGATATAGCATTCACGGAAAAGCCCATAAATTGATTGAACTGAGCCGATTTTTAATCGAAGAGGGGGCGTGGCGCTATGTTGATGGCGAGATTTTTGACGCATAA
- a CDS encoding DUF5368 domain-containing protein, which yields MQEFDLLTIVSVFQEMLGPLLWVLMAIIIFGTLAFIALIMFEKGIVSTRMVRSQAAGLLGGVVALIIMAKVSSSGFTDAGGPADWFLIALVYGLGFIGATIVLYTLFGWISALKTAK from the coding sequence ATGCAAGAATTTGATCTATTAACGATTGTTTCCGTCTTCCAAGAGATGCTTGGCCCACTTTTATGGGTATTAATGGCGATCATTATTTTTGGAACCTTAGCGTTTATCGCGCTTATCATGTTTGAAAAAGGCATCGTATCAACGCGCATGGTTCGCTCACAAGCAGCAGGTCTTTTGGGCGGTGTGGTTGCCCTTATCATCATGGCAAAGGTCTCCTCATCAGGCTTTACTGACGCAGGTGGCCCGGCAGACTGGTTCTTAATCGCGCTTGTCTACGGTCTTGGCTTTATCGGCGCAACAATCGTGTTATATACACTCTTTGGCTGGATTTCAGCACTGAAAACAGCTAAATAA
- a CDS encoding toxin-antitoxin system YwqK family antitoxin: MRFLAVSMVTIAVFSPLFSPLFADQSVSPSSSPKQTAKTPSTPQNSTQIDLIATAEAPWLLGSVVAKGDYNGPIYRKFLGITTEGFYLVQDHYADHVGQTRTEPFLLMRKTDLHDFCYAIDDEARYQKYCQKTGFTGPLITYYQNGKLHVMGDYQNGTRVNLWRSWYPSGELKRLANFDEKGHKEGEYREYYQNGKLSAKGVYRADQKTGFWVTWYQTGQLKTEKQYQNGVPNGQWLERYPSGELAKRATYQNGTLVEPIEYWSETGEKTLSDPAETELDALKEQAPHTLPLAVKTSFRRW, encoded by the coding sequence ATGCGTTTTTTAGCTGTTTCCATGGTTACCATCGCTGTATTTTCACCACTTTTTTCCCCGCTCTTTGCGGATCAATCGGTGAGCCCTTCATCAAGTCCGAAACAGACTGCTAAAACACCAAGCACGCCCCAAAATTCCACCCAAATTGATCTAATCGCCACCGCCGAAGCCCCTTGGTTACTCGGATCGGTCGTTGCAAAAGGCGATTATAATGGCCCCATCTATCGTAAATTCTTAGGGATCACCACCGAAGGATTCTATCTCGTACAAGATCACTATGCCGATCACGTTGGGCAAACGCGCACTGAACCCTTTCTCTTAATGCGGAAAACCGATCTCCATGATTTTTGCTACGCCATCGATGATGAAGCGCGCTATCAGAAATATTGTCAAAAAACCGGATTTACCGGCCCGCTCATCACCTACTATCAAAATGGAAAGCTCCATGTGATGGGCGATTATCAAAATGGCACGCGCGTCAATCTTTGGCGCTCATGGTATCCTTCCGGCGAATTAAAACGTCTCGCCAATTTTGATGAAAAGGGCCATAAAGAGGGGGAATACCGCGAGTATTATCAAAATGGAAAGCTCTCCGCAAAAGGGGTTTATCGCGCTGATCAAAAAACCGGCTTTTGGGTAACTTGGTATCAAACCGGCCAACTAAAAACGGAAAAACAGTATCAAAATGGCGTACCTAATGGACAGTGGCTTGAACGCTACCCAAGTGGCGAGCTAGCAAAACGCGCGACCTATCAAAACGGTACGCTCGTTGAGCCGATCGAATATTGGAGTGAAACGGGCGAAAAGACGCTATCAGACCCAGCAGAAACGGAGCTCGATGCGCTTAAAGAGCAAGCGCCTCATACGCTTCCCCTAGCGGTTAAAACATCCTTTCGCCGCTGGTAA
- a CDS encoding HAD family hydrolase has translation MATLHTLPYWIFDMDGTLTVQNHNFDEMKRALEVPEEEAHDMLRYIRSLPEKEAKEKHAWLLNYGLTKAADSKPNRGAIELLDYLTHEKGAKLGLLTRNNRNVALKTLEAIDALKYFEMDDILGRDEAAPKPDPDGILHLLNRWNGTPQKAVMVGDFTFDLNCGRNAGTSTILVNQPENFWPEITDFYFADCAAILEHLTNS, from the coding sequence ATGGCAACATTGCATACTTTACCCTACTGGATTTTCGATATGGACGGCACGTTAACCGTGCAAAATCATAATTTCGATGAGATGAAACGCGCCCTTGAAGTCCCGGAGGAAGAGGCCCATGACATGCTCCGTTATATTCGTTCCTTACCCGAAAAAGAAGCCAAAGAGAAGCATGCGTGGCTGTTAAATTACGGGCTCACTAAAGCCGCCGACTCAAAACCCAATCGCGGCGCCATTGAGCTACTTGATTATCTCACCCACGAAAAGGGGGCAAAGCTCGGGTTATTAACCCGCAATAATCGGAACGTCGCACTTAAAACATTAGAAGCCATTGACGCGCTTAAATATTTTGAAATGGACGATATTTTAGGCCGTGATGAAGCTGCGCCAAAACCCGATCCTGATGGGATTTTACATCTCTTAAATCGCTGGAATGGAACACCTCAAAAAGCGGTGATGGTAGGCGATTTTACCTTTGATCTTAACTGTGGGCGCAATGCAGGAACGTCTACAATCTTAGTCAATCAACCGGAGAACTTCTGGCCGGAGATCACTGATTTTTACTTCGCCGATTGTGCCGCAATCTTAGAACATTTAACGAATTCATAG
- the tig gene encoding trigger factor — MSTIETLEGLKRHTVIELDQAAVQAEVKTRLKDLSKRIRLDGFRPGKVPVSVVQKMHGDQVKYEVINDQIGQAYRAFLEENKDLKTAGYPEISVVEGEEYKFNVNFEVMPEFELQGLDGLKATKIEAEVKDEDLDLMLERLQKQQSKWNVVERAAANDDRVKIDFVGRVDGEEFEGGKGTDVPLVLGSGSMIPGFEDQIVGLSTGDTKTIEVTFPEEYHSENLKGKAAEFDITVNEVAEMELPAIDEEFAKNLGIEDGKVESLRAELKKNMERELKSALQNSFKNSMMESLAAANEIEVPNALVNAEVQNMARQSNFPEAQNQEQAAQLMEIAMSSFGEEAKKRARLGLLIAKVIEDNKIELDDKYVEARLNMLAETYEDPEEVLAYFRSNEENMRQIQNIALEDQIVDVLAEKAEIVTEEKAFQDVMNASFQ, encoded by the coding sequence ATGTCAACCATTGAAACATTAGAAGGACTTAAACGTCACACCGTTATCGAGCTTGACCAAGCTGCTGTTCAAGCTGAAGTTAAAACACGTTTAAAAGATCTATCTAAACGCATTCGTTTAGACGGCTTCCGCCCTGGTAAAGTGCCAGTAAGCGTTGTGCAAAAAATGCACGGTGATCAAGTGAAATACGAAGTTATCAATGATCAAATTGGTCAGGCATACCGCGCATTCCTAGAAGAAAACAAAGATCTTAAAACTGCAGGCTATCCTGAAATTTCAGTGGTCGAAGGCGAAGAGTACAAATTCAACGTTAACTTTGAAGTAATGCCAGAATTTGAACTTCAAGGGTTAGACGGTCTTAAAGCAACGAAAATCGAAGCTGAAGTAAAAGATGAAGATCTTGACCTTATGCTTGAGCGTTTACAAAAACAACAATCTAAATGGAACGTTGTTGAGCGCGCAGCTGCAAACGATGACCGCGTTAAAATCGATTTCGTAGGCCGCGTTGATGGCGAAGAATTCGAAGGTGGTAAAGGTACAGACGTTCCTTTAGTGCTTGGTTCAGGTTCAATGATCCCAGGTTTTGAAGACCAAATCGTAGGTCTTTCAACCGGCGATACCAAAACCATCGAAGTGACCTTCCCTGAAGAGTATCATTCAGAAAACTTAAAAGGCAAAGCCGCTGAGTTTGACATCACTGTGAATGAAGTTGCTGAAATGGAACTTCCTGCCATTGATGAAGAATTCGCGAAAAACTTAGGCATCGAGGATGGTAAAGTTGAATCACTTCGTGCAGAGCTTAAGAAAAACATGGAGCGCGAGCTTAAATCAGCGCTACAAAACAGCTTCAAAAACTCAATGATGGAATCACTTGCTGCGGCAAATGAGATCGAAGTTCCAAATGCGTTAGTGAATGCTGAAGTTCAAAACATGGCACGCCAATCAAACTTCCCAGAAGCGCAAAACCAAGAGCAAGCGGCTCAATTAATGGAAATTGCTATGAGCTCATTTGGTGAAGAAGCGAAAAAACGCGCACGCCTTGGTCTTTTAATCGCGAAAGTGATCGAAGATAACAAAATTGAACTCGACGATAAATACGTTGAAGCACGCCTAAACATGCTTGCTGAAACCTATGAAGATCCTGAAGAAGTACTTGCTTACTTCCGCTCTAACGAAGAGAACATGCGCCAAATTCAAAACATCGCGCTAGAAGATCAAATCGTTGACGTTCTTGCTGAAAAAGCCGAGATCGTTACTGAAGAAAAAGCATTCCAAGACGTAATGAACGCAAGCTTCCAGTAA